A single genomic interval of Terriglobus albidus harbors:
- a CDS encoding ferredoxin--NADP reductase, which yields MIAAALASKRLLSEASQTWELSFTCSEPLTYQPGQFYSFVTERDGKQEVRAYSLTQAPDGDRMVLCLNRAGWYSNLLCDLKAGETVHVQGPYGGFVLHEGPGIILADGVGIAPVAAMVDALLRAQRNAGSLHLLHTASSESELFYRDRFERAEREITGFRYLPLPGVELAPRLEEILSQAGGEKPTAYIVGLNAFAAPLRQWLKDRGWDRKQIVFERYD from the coding sequence GTGATCGCTGCCGCGCTTGCCTCGAAGCGTCTGCTCAGTGAAGCCTCGCAGACCTGGGAGCTTTCCTTCACCTGCAGTGAACCGCTCACCTATCAGCCCGGCCAGTTTTACTCGTTTGTCACGGAGCGTGATGGCAAGCAGGAGGTCCGCGCGTACTCGCTGACGCAGGCTCCCGATGGCGATCGTATGGTGCTCTGTCTCAATCGCGCCGGATGGTATTCCAATCTGCTGTGCGATCTGAAGGCTGGAGAGACAGTGCACGTACAAGGCCCCTATGGTGGGTTTGTCCTTCACGAAGGTCCAGGCATTATCCTCGCCGACGGCGTTGGCATAGCGCCTGTAGCAGCGATGGTGGATGCTTTACTGCGAGCACAGCGCAACGCCGGCTCGCTGCATCTGCTGCATACGGCATCTTCGGAGTCAGAGCTGTTTTATCGCGACCGTTTTGAGCGGGCTGAGCGCGAGATCACCGGGTTCCGTTATCTGCCGCTGCCGGGCGTTGAGCTTGCTCCGCGTCTGGAAGAGATTCTGTCTCAAGCTGGAGGCGAAAAACCGACGGCTTACATCGTCGGTCTGAATGCTTTTGCGGCTCCGCTGCGGCAGTGGTTGAAAGACCGCGGATGGGATCGTAAGCAGATCGTCTTCGAGCGTTACGACTGA